The DNA window TCGAGAGCGACTGGTCCTTGCCCCCATTCGACTACTAGCAGACACAATACTGGATACTTCTAATTTGTCGGCTGCTGATTTGACCAAGCAGTTTCGTTCACAATTCACAAATGAAAGCCCTTTTACGCTCCGTTTGGTATCATTTGGCTATAAGTACGGTGTGCCCACGGATGCGGATATCTTAATGGATGTTAGGACTTTACCTAATCCTTATTATGAATCATCTTTAAGCCACCTACCTGGCACTCACACAGCTGTCCAGGAATACGTATTTGCTCGGGAGAGCTCGAATTTTTACGAACATTTACGGAACACGACCTTATCATTCGTTAAAAGAGCAGAACTTACAGGGAGAGCTGGTTATACGGTGGCAATCGGCTGTACAGGAGGCCGCCATCGGTCGGTCGCGGTAGTGGAAACAATGGGCAAAGATCTCTCGCCTGAAAGTGACCTACAAATCATCCACAGGGACTTGTGTAAACCCCAAAATGATCGGACCCCATGAAAGATCGAAGCTACTTTGCTTACCTTGCGTCAATGCGTTTATGGCTTACGCCGGGGATGTGCGTAAAACGGCACGTTCTCGTGGCAGCAATCGGAATCGTTGTGCTTCTTGCTGGCACCATAGCCGGAATCCTATGGATCTTCTCGGGTAACCGTCAAATATTGTCCGAACCCATTGAGGTAATTTTAGTGAGCAAACTTTGGGACGGTGCAGGTGGCTGGACGGCTTTGTTAATAGGACTAATCGGCCTGGCGACTACAACACTGGCGATCGCTCGGCTCAACCGCTCTCTTTTATCAAATTGGATGCCGGACCCTTACGACGCTGCAGTAGTTCTCCATAGGCGCCTTTCCCTTTCCCGAGGACCAAACATTGTAGCGTTTGGGGGTGGCACAGGACTTTCTAACCTTCTTCGAGGACTGCGGAACTATACATCGAACCTTACAGCCGTTGTAACAGTCAGCGACGATGGGGGCTCGTCAGGCCGCCTGCGTCAAGCATTCGATATTCCTGCACCAGGAGACCTTACGGACTGCTTAGCGGCCCTTTCAGGCAATGAACAAGAGCTTGGTAGGTTACTTTCATATCGGTTTCAGC is part of the Trueperaceae bacterium genome and encodes:
- a CDS encoding RNase adapter RapZ, whose amino-acid sequence is MNRLILVSGLSGAGKSTTLNALEDIGFFAVDNIPPPLWPDLIRTLEEARIQNLAIAIDIRSEFFINGLAKNIEPLRESCNSVIVIFLEAASDTLIARFNLTRRNHPLNATSLSRDLDRERLVLAPIRLLADTILDTSNLSAADLTKQFRSQFTNESPFTLRLVSFGYKYGVPTDADILMDVRTLPNPYYESSLSHLPGTHTAVQEYVFARESSNFYEHLRNTTLSFVKRAELTGRAGYTVAIGCTGGRHRSVAVVETMGKDLSPESDLQIIHRDLCKPQNDRTP